The following is a genomic window from Mycteria americana isolate JAX WOST 10 ecotype Jacksonville Zoo and Gardens chromosome 14, USCA_MyAme_1.0, whole genome shotgun sequence.
cctgctgccagcggcCAAACGAGCGAGACAAAACACAGCGGCCAGCCCAGCGCAAGGCGGGGGAGCCGGGACGAGCATCCTTCACCGGCGCGGATCGGAAGCCCGTCAGTCACCCGCTGCTGGCGGCGGCGAGGCCGGCCATGTGCACCCCCCGCTGCACTGGGCACCCGCCCCTTTCTTTGTGCCCGCGAGCGGGAGCACACGCCTCtgcccccggcctccccgccgggctggggggctcgAGGGGGCCCTTGCACCGGGGGAACTTCGTGTTCCCCTCGCCCCTCTGCGCAGCCCATTCCCCACGGAATATATTTGGTGTGGGAACGACGGGGCTTGGGGCCGGAAGGAGAAGGTCGGGCTCGCTACACAGCCGCTGCGCTGCAAAATGAGCGTTTACTACTGCCTGGAGAACGGGATTTCTCGCTGGGGCGCCCCGGGAAGGGGATTTCCAGGGCGCTGCTGCGATGTCAGGGGCAAATCGCTGCCTGGCAGGGGGCTGTGTGCCGGGGTCCGCTCCCTGGAAGGAGCGCGGCTcgggggtgccccccccctcccagcagcagggtggTCCCGGCGCCCAGATCAGCCTTTGTCTGTGCTCCTGGCCACGCCAGGGCCGGGCTGTGAGCGAGCACAAAGCCGAGCAAAAGCAGGATTTGGCTGAGccttcccccccctccgcccccccatccccattcccTCCCCAGGCAGATGCTGTTAAAACACAGAACCGCAGGTACAAAAGAGCTGCCCGGCCACACGCTTctgcccccagcagccctggggacgAGCCCCTGGCTCTCCCCGCAAGCGCATCCATCCGTGGCTTGCCCCGGAGGCTGGAGGTGATGCTTCCCCGGGAACCCGGCCGAgcgattatttttttttaccttttgtgAGCTGAAGGACTGGGTCCAGTGGTACAAAACCAGCCTGTCCTGGGATTTGAGAGCGGGGTCTGTCGGGTCCTGGTTTTCCTCCCCCTCCGTGGATTTCCCTGCGTCGTTCTCCAGCGCCGAGATGGGCCACCAGCTGCAGTTGGTGGGAGTAACATTATTGGGAGTCGCCATGACAGCCTGCGAGCGAGCGGGGAGAGGGACGCGGGAGCGAGCGGCGCTAGCCCAGCATCACAtgggctcctgccagcagcatcaCTCCCGGGCAGCTCCGTCTCCCCGGCTGGGGTGGGCAGCCGGGGCGGTGGGCGCCGGGGGTCACGGCAGAGGGTGGTGGCGGTGGTGTGGGTGAAGCCGCAGCCCGTCCCCGCTCGTGGCGGGGCTCCCACGGAAACGTGCCGCGCCTGCAGGCATCGCTTCCACAGGCGGGTCGGCGGCGGAGGCTCctgctgcccgcctgcctgcggCTCGGCAAGCCGGGGCAGCTCCAACCCCTGCGGCTCTTTAGGAATATTTTGCAGCAGAGATTAGGATTTTTTTGACCGGTTTAGATATGGCAGATATGTCACAAATAGCTACCTTGATGGATACTGGCTTTAAAATGTCTAGCAGGTGTCTGGCCTGCCTTGCAACCTTCGTGGAAAGAAGCAGCAATGGCTCTTTAAAGGTATTCGGTGATTTTCGGAGAGCACAGATTAATTCCTGCCGAATGGGCGTTAATGTAGCCTGTACCGGGGTAGAGCCCAGGAGCCCTAGCTGTGTACCGGAGCCCCGGGGTGCCTGGCCCAACCACACAGCTGTCCTGCACCAAAGTAGGCACAGTTGGGGGTCATTTCCAGAATTAGCAAGGTGTGTCGCAACTGCAAACTGGCTGGGTTTCTGCTGCTTGGAGAGTGCTGAGGCTTCCGtagctgctgctctccaggcgTTATGAGCATCACCCAGAGGTTTGCAGGCAAACGCCTGTGGGCAGCTGACACATTTCTAGGCACAGCAACATGGACACGTGGGCTTGTGCTTTTTATGACACTTGGCTTCGTCACGCTGCATCTCTGGCAATCTGGGAGCCTGGAGATAATTTCTTACACAGGGGATTagctgccagtgctggggggTAAAACCAGCCTGGTTATGGCGTCGTAGGGGCAAGTTGTGGAGAGGGTGGAGGAGCGGGCTCCGCAGGCTTCGTCTTGGGGCTGTGAGAGGGCTCTGGGTGTGAACGTGGCTCTTCCACACATTGTTCCCATCTCCGCTCATGCTGAAGCTGGTGAGGTTGCCCCAGGTGTGGAGGGGAACAAGGGAGGGTTTGGGAAAGTCTGGTtcaagtggggaaactgaggcatgctTTGCCCAAGAGCACTGAGAGGGAGCGGGGCCAAACTGGTACCCGGCTGCACGAACATAGTGAAAGGAGCAATTTTCTGAGGGTTGGGAGGTGAAAATGAATCCTTTGGTGTTGCGATGTCCTGCTCCCGAGGGTGCACAggagggtgatgggggggggtgAGGCTGGGAAGCGCtatgccctgccctgccttctgcctgccttctccctcGTAGGCAGCAGCCCCCAAAAccatcttccctccccagcccagggcttcCCAAGTGCTGCCAGAGACCCTGCGCTGGCCTCGGGGACACCCCCAGGGAAAGGCTCTTGCTTGGCCTCTGCTTTGGGGCTGTAAAGTCAGGGCGGTGGCCTGTGCTGCTGCAAACTGGGCGCAAATGGGGCTTTGAACAAAGCCCCATCGCGTGGTGctgtcctgcagcctcccctcctgcccgctctgCGCAGGAGAGCCCTCGCTGCCCGAGAAGCATCTTTTGGGGCTCCTTCCACTGGAAAGGGACACCTTTGGCTTTAGGAAAGGACAGGAGCAGCTTGACCAAGCAGAAGCGGTTCTCTCCTGTGCATCGCTGTCCAGAAAGCCCCATCTAGTGGTATATCTTGTGATGAATTAATGCTGCGCCGTTGGGAATAAAAAATGACAAGTGGCTTCATCCCTCTGGGTCCTGCAGGTACGCGGCGCCTCTGGAGGTGCTTATTTATTTAGCTGGGTTTTGGCTTGCTAAACTGAGCAAGGCTCAAGAGGCAGGACCGGTGCCAGTCCCCTTTAGGGGTGTCCTGACCTTGTGTGACCTTGAGATCATCCCCAGCTCTTGTCCACAGCCTTCCTGCCTGTGAAAGGGGACGATGCCAGGCTGCTCCGTGGGATGCTGCGTGGCCGGACCCGGTGGCATCAGCAGAACGCTGGCAGAAGGTGCCAtcggggcagggctgcaggtgcTGGCGGTTTGGGAACACACAACCCGGGGTGCTCCGTCTCAGAGATGATGCAAATGGTACAGAGGGGAGAGAGCAGGCGGCCAGAGTCGGTCACGGGACTTtgcaggcacagcagcaccctCCCTGTTTTAGACAGAGTGGGTGGAAATCGGGCTGTAGGATCAggtccattgattttttttttttaatttttttttttcctggtggccTGATTCAGCATCTGCCAATGTGAAGCTTAGCTAGGACTCGCCAGGTCTGGCTTCTGTAAGGCAAGAAAGAAATTTCATTGTTCCAGGGTGCCCTTCTGCATCCCACTTTGGTTGAACTAGTCCTGAAACTAGACAGGCAAGTAACTTGTAAAGTGCTGGGGGgaagtcactgaaaaaaaccccagcctggATCTGCTGAGATAGGAAATAGAGAGGTGGGATCCAATCCGAGGAAAGTCCTGGGAGCGCTGCAAGCCCACCAGTGCTTTCTCAGAAAACTGTAGACCTTTTCTTCTGTAGATTGACTGGGGACACATCCTAGAGCACCTGTGGACAGAAAAAATTCCCCAGGCTTGTTGGGGCAGGTACAGCGGCAGGCTGGGAGCAGTAAGGCTGGCTGggctgtgctcagcactgctTGTACCGGGCCACACCTGAGGCCAAGGGCTGATGCTCATCAATCAAGCTAATCGTGCTGTGCAGGCATACCCAGAGAAGATGCCGTTTGCTAGTAATGCTTGAGGTTTCAGGCAAGCAGAAAGCAGGAGTCACTCAGCAGAGCGAAGTGGGTGAGCTGAACTGGGAAGGCTTTGGAGGAAACAGTAAGTTTGGGCTTGGGTCCTCTCTTAGAGCTCGTCATTTCACCCAAAGGAGATGGTTTGCGCAATGTGAGTCAGCAGCAGTGTTTCGGTACGTTTGCTACGAGCCTGATTGTTGCAATCAAGAACCCAAACTATCTGCCCTCCCTCTGCCGTAGGCGGCACTGGACACGCTTAAACATGAGCACAAACGGTAATTCAGGCAGAATACAAAACTGCTGAGTTTTtgcctcttctttcccctttccttcccccctcacTACCAGTTACTTCTGTCCTGCACAGGACGCTATGGAAATGTGCCCAGAGAACCTGCTCCCACGCTCTTCCCTCCTGTCTGGCCTTTGGCAACTCCAATTCACTTCTCAGCCCTAAACTTCAGGGCATATCTTGGACTAGTTTAACTTCCATGATTTCCCTAACTAactcccctgctctccccagatACAGCAGGCCTGCTGCACGCTGTCCTGCTCCACAGCTGAAAACGCCCTTGTGCCCTTCCAACATCATCAGTCACTGCTAGTTTTATGTAACACCAGCTTGAAGGTCTAGACGCTTCCAGGGGTTTGTGCACGCTTTATTAAAGAGAAGCGGGACTGTGCtccacagcagaagcagctgcatcGAGGTGACCTTGAGCCAGGCTGCCACACCACATTTCTGGGGAAAAGAGCCTCGCTGTGCCCCTTCGTAGggctccagctgcagaggggagTGGGGACAACTAATACCGGTTCTAAATAACTGTGTTTGTGCAGGTTAAAGATCTGTGCCCCAGCTTTGTACACACAGACTCCAGGTCAACACTCGCCGAGAGGCAGGGTAATTGTCGAAGAGCCTAAAAGGGAGAAATACTGCATCTTACTACAACAATACCTTCAAATGATTTTAAAGGGGGCCCAAAACCAAAATGTGAACAGAAACACGAGCAGACACCCTCTGCTTGAAGCAGAAATAGcctctgaaaaacagcagcagcaaagataaCTCATACTAAGTATTTACGGTTAAAAGCAAAGTACGTGTTATACCAGATTTACTGTAGggagacagaagagaaagtgaagaaaagcaaaacagtctGTGTGGGTATGCAGGACAGTGCTGGAAGAGGCAGGTGAAGAGAAGGGGACAGTAAAGTACTAACCCAAGAAAATTTAGAAATCAGTTAATTTGTTTTGAGAGTATGAGCCAGTATCGCATGCTAAGTAACTGCATGACACTTAAGAGCAAAATAACAGTTTTAGTTGTATTCTTATGTTAACTTATTTGGATTTATTTGAACTTTAAATCTGAACTTCCTGAATTTGTAGTATAAATTTTAGGGATGACTAGAATAAAATCTACAGACAGCAATTACCATCTAGAATGTCAGAGACTTCTCTAGCACAGAATACAAGGCCAACTGTCTACATCTGCTATGATCTATTTTTATACAACCGCTTGTGACTCCTTGGCTTGCTGACCACTAGTTTTTAAGTGTGCAAGTAAATCACGGTATTTTACTCAAACACGGTTGTTTAGCATGTGCATACAGCTGATGCTGAAAGcagacttttgggtttttttttaaaaaaaaaaaggtcttgagGGGAGATGAGTGTAAGTCAAATTACTCAGTCTTGAATTTGCTGGGtttttacaaacatttattaATGCAAGTCTCAGcaacagaattttttatttcaatattttcaaccAGAAGGAATGTTATAGCTCTACACCACAAAGCTTGTATGACACACTTCTTGTTTACCCTATTTCCACACTGCTTTGTGTATCAAACATACTCAGAAACAATCTGTATAGACGGCTCCACCATCTCCACTTCTGAGACAGCATGGCCCAAAAAAACTGTTAGCCTGCTTCACTCCCCCCTAAATTATTCCATCTGTAAAGcacaaataacaaaatatatttttccttctaagaaCTTCACTTATCTGCAGAAAAATAGAACTGCTTAAGAGTGAGCTAGTTAGATTCTGAAAGGGTCCAAGCACACACCCACACATTCTGGACCTCCCAACTAATTTGTGAGGAGGAAGCATTCACAATTTGATCCAACTAAAAAGGAGCCACATAGTGTTCAAGGAAAGGAGATCCATCCTATCCAAAATACTGAATGCCTTCTCATTCTTCTCTCTAGAGCAGGATGAGGAAGATGGAGCTGTAGCTATGAAACATTTCTCTAAGTACTGGGACACATTAAGAATGAACCTtccaaacactgcaaaatttcagaacaaaacctaaaaggcttttttttttttttccccaaaacatagTGAAAACAGCATACAGAGCTTGAATATCCAcagcacaaaccaaaaaacaaaggCAAGTTCATTTGATCTACAGTGCTTTTGTTAAGGTATTCAGAGACTTTAGTGCATTCTTTTTAGAACTAAGCTCGGAAACTatattccatttttcattttattagaaaactaAACTGTATGAGGCAAAGAAACATTTGATCAAACACACAACAGTGAAAACATGGCACTGACAAGGCATTTAACCCAACCATTATCACAAACTCTGATTCAGGATTCTCTATTGCTTTCAGTCAAGTATACATCATTTCTGCCATGTGAGACATTTTCTTGGGAATATATAAGTAGTATTCCATGTATCCCGAAAGATCTTCAATAGTCACATCATCCACAAAGGCTCGAGCTTGCTCAGAACAAGATCTAGGAGAACTTGATGAGGCTGTCCCACAAGGGGATCTATTTTGAAGAGACTGGGCATGGACTCCTAGGACTGCCTTTTCACATTCTGACAGGACGCTCCGTAAGCCAGAGAAAGAGTACACTTCCATGGTTCGCCACTGTTTGCACTGGCATTTCTTGTCCGTACAAGGGCACTGCTTGCCGTTGCTAAGCATGGATAAGGACTGGAAATCTGAGGTTTGGCTAGAACGCAAGCTAGTTTCAAAGGATGAGGAGAGAGTAGGGTAATTCTCTCTTGACTTCTCCAAAGGCTCTTCGGCGGTGAAAGCTTCCAAAGGTTCAGTTCTGTCATCACTGGCCTCAAAGTGAGAATCGTGCCTGTCCTTCGTACCGTGTTCTGCTGTAACAAAAATGTCTGAACTGATATTACCCTTTGACGTGTCTGCCTGTGTTTTGTGTTTCAGCTGGTTGTTGGCTTTCATATTGCAATATGTAAACTTGGGAGGATGCAGGACGGGAGACTTGGAGCGTCTGCGACGTGGGACTCTGGCCGATCCTCTGGAAGGCTTTCTCACACACCTGCAGGGTTGTAACAGGTGAGCAGCTAGGTAACTCCAGAATCTACACTGTAGCTCAATAAGCTCTAAAATGTGGCTAAAAAcgttttagaagatttttttttcctgcttagaaAAATCAGGTGACTGGTCACTTACAATCTCTAACAGGAACAGTGGAGGAGTCTGAAGAAACTGGGGCTCCTCCAAAGGAAAGACACGTACAAACAGCCCTTATTTAAAGGTACTTCCCCCCCAAATCTTTTGTGTTAAGCAAATGATACTTTGTCATCCCAAACTGAACTATAGTGCAGAACCCGGTATCAGTTGGAGCTGCTGGCAGAATTGCACTGAATATCCAGGTACttcaatacagaaataaaataacccaaGAAAGATGTGAGAGGGGGTTGCAAAGGTATAAGACTTGAAGAAAAGGACTTCTGAGGAAATCagtggaaaataaagttttaggTACCCTCTCTAAGAGAAGAGGCAATATTGGTTTTAAAGTCTTTGATGAAAGCCCCTTAAAAACCATCATATCAAACAGTTATGCTAAAGTTTTGTaatagaaaggagagaaaagatacGTTGAAGCAACTAATTAACAATGACTTTCACTGGAAACAGTATGCAAGCGTGAAATGTCTCAAACCAGAAACATGCACGGTGCAGTGAATGGTGTGTTTTACCCATGCCATGCTTCCTTAGAGCAGACAGTCTGTTGCTTGGTTCCATCCATGGCTGCTCTTGTCGGTGTCCTGAGAATCATCCCGTCGCCCACAGACAGAGCTGCAATACATCTGAGTAAAAAGGAAAACGCCACGTTACAGTACTGCCTGCACATACTGCTTCAGAGGTCTAGATGCAGCCTGCTCGCTTTAGATGCTTAGCTAAGACATTTAAGTTTGCAGCCTTGACTTCCTCTATAGTCAGCAGTTAGAAACAGGTTATTACAGAGATTTGCCTAACCGCTCTTACTATACTGACCTCAGCCGAGCGTCTAAAGATAGGTGAGATGAAATGAAAGGAGGCCAAAATGCCCAGAGGCTGATGTCATGCCCTATTTGTACCAAAATGACACATTAAAGGAATGCAAACTCAGGTTCCAAATGTTCTTGTCAGACAATAGTTGTTAAAGATAGACTCCTACTCATCCAAAATGCAAAGTCAGGAACCcacagcagcaggctgaggaGTAGTCAGCGGAGAAGTGGGTGAGGTACAACAGACAAGGACAGATTactaatttatttctcatttaatttctcattaaatttcCCAGATTAACATGGAATGAAAAAAACACCTGGCCTGGAGGTCCAGACAATGAACATAAATGCCTCAGCGTGTGAATCTGTATTTATGATGGCTGTATGTGTGATTTGGAACACGGGACAGGAAATCGTTAAAACATGAGGCTGAAATTCTAGCAGAAGAGCCCAAGTACTCTGCCCAAAGTTGATTTTAAGGGATTAGTCACAAGACTTGAGCTGTTCAAAACACATGCCTGCAAAACAAGATCTTTTTATGCCTAAGAAGATATCATCAGGAATCAATTCCACACAGTCTGTCACTGGTAATACATCAAAAGTGGTAGGCTTAATAAGCATAGTTCCTTGTTAGAGAACGGCTATTTTTTTCCACGTTTAACAGAAGACTCCCTAAAGTAGAGGAAATGAGtagcaaagcaaaatatattttaacatgcAGAGGAAGTAATGAGTTTTCAGTACTGATGGCTATGGAGATGAATTCACAAGGTAACGCTAATGGTCAACACAAAGCTTTCTCTTGTGTCTGTGAATTCCCAAAACTACATAATTTTATTAACTCCTACTTTTAAGGAGGACGCTTATACTACATATTATCAGTATACCCAGTGTGTTATGGAATAAGTTTTTAGTGTAAGAATATCTGCAGACATTTTACTCTACAAAACCCCCCGAAATCAGAAATGATCAGTGCTCATGTTTAGCCTGACGATTTCCAGTGAGATCGGGCTCTGCAGCACACTACGAAGTGATGGTCCTGTCCTTCAGACGCTTTCCAAGCAAATCTTCACGCACTGTAGTAAAGGCTGAGAACGTGGCTGAAGACACCAGCGTTTACATGAATGGGCAAACAAGTTCTGTATCACATGAGGTAACTATGGCTACTGCAAAAGCTGAGAGTGGGTTCACCACTTTGGGCGAatcatttcatgttttcataCAGTCACTGTAATTTCAGTTGGATACTGCGTCAAAATTAGTCAGTAATAAAGTACTGCTTTGCCTGTTAGACAGTTATAATGACCGCATTTCATCTGAAGCGATGCAGTTGTCTCCTCTTGGAGAGTAAGGAACCTTTCACCAAATGACATTTGTTTTGAGATTCAAACtaatagaaaacaaatacaaatatgtaATAAGAAACTGACAAATTACACGGTCCTCTTTGTTGCTCACTTACCCTGCCGCATCCACTCTCagctttttgaaagctgtttgcagactctcttcctcttcatctttaGCTTCCAAGTCCATTGATGGGCTCTCAGTGTGTAAGCAACTGTGCCATATagaacaaactgaaatacagaaattagGATTTGATGCTGAGGTCTGAACACACATGGTCTCTACAAAACCAAACGGACACGTGTAACGAACGCTCGTTCTTCGGCAGGCAATCCCACGCCTCCTGACCAGACCTGCCCAGTACTCTTTGCTGTGAGCCCGAACTCTGCGTTTCTCACACCAGGCACAGCCTGTGTCAAAAATAACGAAGCGTCTTTTTTTCACCGGCTGAGCAGACGATGTACGTTCTGTCAACTAGCCTCACTTCAGCTCGAGGGGCGAGCATGACACGGCCGGAGGAGCCAGGGGCGGCTGGTCCCTGCGGCACAGCCCCGCTGACACCCGCACAGCACGCCAGCCGGGGCAGGAACCGCCGCAGACCCGAGGCAGGGCTCTCCCAGGGCCTCCGCTCTCCCAGGGCCGCGGCTTcgcgctccccgcgccccgccacgGCTCCGCCAGCTCCCCCGGGGCCTCTCCTCACCGGCCCGGCGGGAAGGCCCGCGGAGGCCCCtctcccccgccgcgccgcccagccccccgcgcccctccctcctcccccccccgccgcccggggccgggccggcggagcggctctccggcgggcgggggcccggccccgcagccgtcTCTCACCGCCGCCGTcactcgccgccgccgccgcccagcctCGCGCTCGGGGGTGAGGGGGCGCGGAGCACAACAGGAAGTGAGGTCACCGCCCCGCGGGGAGGCGCATGCGCgggcgcgccgcccgccgcgcctcgGCTCCCCCGCCCTGCCGAGTGCGCGTGCGCgagcggcgccggccccgcccctgcccggccgccgtCGCTTCCGGTGGAGGGGGCGGGTCTCatcccggcggcgcggcccggcgggaggcggcgggggtcgggccgggcccgcgggcgAGCGCGGTGAGTGTGGGCGGCGGGGCGCCTCGCCCCGgggcccctcctctcccccggcgGCTAGTGCCGGTGGGGCCGTCGTGCCCCCGCAGCGGGGCCCTTCCCTCGCGGGTCTCCGGAGCCGCCTCGCCGGGGGTAGAGGGCTCCGGGGAagccccggcggggcgcgggggttGTGCTGAGTcacccccgccgccggccgggcctgACCCCGCCGAGGGTCGGGACCGAGCGCCGGTGCCGGCGCTCGCCTGGAGCTGCGGGACGGGGGCGTCCGCTGGGCCCCGCCTCAGGGGCGCGGGGTAAGAAGCAGGTGCCGCTGCGCCCGGGCGCTCCCCGGGGCTGAGGGCGGGCAAGCTCGGGGGGCGCGAAAGCCTGCGGAGCTCCCGGAGGGCGGTCCCGGGCGGCAGCCGTCTGTGGGCGGCCAGGGAACGGCCGCTGCCTCTTGTCGCTCTGGCCGTGTGCCGCGGCGCGGCAGGCcgtgtccctctgccctgcctctcctgctgctgaaggcCTTGGCCGAGGCCGTCTTGGAGCTTTTAATCCCTTTCCGTGCCCGTCTTTAAAACCCAACGGACGTGTTTGTGCACGGTACCGTCGTAACTTTATGAGTAGGGGTGGATGGCCTGCAGGGCTCCGAGCTCAGTTAATGATCCTGTGTTGCTGggaaatagctgaaaataaaatgggaaaggaTGGATGTGTATTTTCCTAGGAGATGAAGAACACAAGTTTCCATGTGTTTTTTGACGCAATGTTGAACTTTGGTTGTTTTTCacagtaatctttttttctcGATATTGGTGCTAGTTGGCCGGCGTGTCTAAAGTGCTTAAGCTGATACTTAGTTATGGCAGAGTGAGTGGGGTTTTATCTGAATAAATTCTGCATCATTTTGGAGGTTTACTGTGTCAGTGATGAAGGGCAGCGTGATAAAATATTTAGTCTAAAACTGGTAGTACGTCTTGAATAATGTACAGTGATTTAGAAACTTTTTACTCTCATTTTCTTGCTAAGGTTATATAATACAGGggtttggtattaaaaaaaaaaaaagcttggaggctgaattttttattttaaagaa
Proteins encoded in this region:
- the LOC142416806 gene encoding oxidative stress-responsive serine-rich protein 1-like isoform X2, whose protein sequence is MDLEAKDEEEESLQTAFKKLRVDAAGCIAALSVGDGMILRTPTRAAMDGTKQQTVCSKEAWHGCVRKPSRGSARVPRRRRSKSPVLHPPKFTYCNMKANNQLKHKTQADTSKGNISSDIFVTAEHGTKDRHDSHFEASDDRTEPLEAFTAEEPLEKSRENYPTLSSSFETSLRSSQTSDFQSLSMLSNGKQCPCTDKKCQCKQWRTMEVYSFSGLRSVLSECEKAVLGVHAQSLQNRSPCGTASSSSPRSCSEQARAFVDDVTIEDLSGYMEYYLYIPKKMSHMAEMMYT
- the LOC142416806 gene encoding oxidative stress-responsive serine-rich protein 1-like isoform X1 → MCVQTSASNPNFCISVCSIWHSCLHTESPSMDLEAKDEEEESLQTAFKKLRVDAAGCIAALSVGDGMILRTPTRAAMDGTKQQTVCSKEAWHGCVRKPSRGSARVPRRRRSKSPVLHPPKFTYCNMKANNQLKHKTQADTSKGNISSDIFVTAEHGTKDRHDSHFEASDDRTEPLEAFTAEEPLEKSRENYPTLSSSFETSLRSSQTSDFQSLSMLSNGKQCPCTDKKCQCKQWRTMEVYSFSGLRSVLSECEKAVLGVHAQSLQNRSPCGTASSSSPRSCSEQARAFVDDVTIEDLSGYMEYYLYIPKKMSHMAEMMYT